ACCTCAGTTGTTTTTCCCAGATCTGGGGAATCTACATCTACCATCTCCTCCATTCTGCATATGAATCGGAGCTCCTGTATCCACTTCACGGTGGTGGGTTTAGGACTCTTCAACAGATCACTGTTGTCGCTGCTGTGAGAAATTGTCAAAGGAGGCCCTTTTTAATGGAGGAGATGGAGCCCAGGAGCACGGAAAGAAGAGAAACCTTTGGGCTGAACTGTGCAGTCTTACCAGAGACCCTGTTGTAGGTGTCAAACACCATCCACCAAAAGGCCTGTATCAACGAGCTGCACCACCAAAGACTCCTGGATAGATTTTGTCAAGCGTGAGGGGGCACTTGTGCTCTACAAGACAGGGACAgtttgtgggaaaataaaaatactttttcccATCCTGCTTCTGTGGGACAATCCATCAACTGCCTCCCAAGCCGCCACTTATCCTAGGTTAAAACGAGATGACTCGGAGAGCAAGATAGCACATGGGCGGGAGGATGCTAGCTTGAGGAGAGCCTCTAGGGCAGTAGGGGACTACCCAACTCTAGAATCCAAGTGCCCACGTATGACGCTAGCTATTAGTAGTATTAGCTAGTTAGTATTACAGCCAGGACAGAGGGGTGTTTGGGTTGGAGGAGGCTGGCAAGGAGCCACAGGTAGGCAGGACGGCTCTGCTCACCACCTGTCCCTTACAGGTATCACCTCCATCTCCCAGAATAGGAATCTCCTTCCCATTACCCAAAGAAGACCCTTCAGTCTGACCAGGTTATATAGTGATATAGTTTAGGGTGCGGAATTTCCCCAACCAACCCCCGAAGGCACAAATTTATGTCAGGCCTAGGTGGCATAACTGATCCGGCTCATCCCCCTCCCCATACGGATCTCAGAAAGGCTGACCAGTGAAGAAGTTGCAGGGAGTGTGGATCGGTAGGGCTTGGTACAAATATAGGAATCAGAGCATTATGTCCACTATGAGGACAATCGGCCCAAACAATGACAGGTTGCCCCTATGATATCTAGCCAGGTTCCTTATTGGATGGTCTAGCAGAGTTTAATAGTTAAGGCTCCAAAGTCGGGAAAGGTCTCTCGAGATATCTATCCCCAAATAGCGGATATGCTACGCACTCGTACAGGATTGTACGGGAGattggggggagaggagggagggaCATGTTTGTTGGCCTTTTTCTTCAATcttgaaaatggaaaatgtgttGGAGAAGTTTCAATAAAAATGatcggatttttaaaaaaaaatgagcgGATATGCGCTCTTTgccatttaaaggggaactggGTTGCCTCTTGGTTGGAAGGAGAAACATTTAAGGAGACTCGGGGCTGTGACATATACAAGAGCAGGTTGTCTGCATAAATGGCAGTCTTTTACAGTTTGGGCCCTACCTGGAGGCCGTGTACACTGGGGTTCCCGTGCAGGGCTACAGATGCTTCCATAACAATAATGTACAGAAGTGGATTAAGGGGGTAACCCTGGCGGCTTCCATTCCTGATGGGGAATGGCGTAGAGGACATCCTGTTAGTTCTAACTTGGGCCGTAGGGCCAAAGTTAAGGGTCTTAATCATTCGCAGAAACCTGCAAATTTGGTCCAGAGCCGCCCATAGGAATCCCCAGTGCATGCGGTCAAAGGCCTTTCACGCTTCTACCAACAGCAGGCAGTGGTTTTGGCCCGGTAGATCAACAACAAGGTACTGTTGGTAATGTCCTGATCCTCCCTCCCTCATAGGATCCCACCTGGTCCCTGTGTATAACAGAGGGCAGGATGGCGCCCAGCCAATTGGCCAGAAGTTTTGAGTATAATTTTACATCCACATTAATTAAGGATATAGGGTGGTAGTTGGTGCACACTGCATGATCTTGCTGGCTTAGCACTTGTGCTAGCAGGTATAATAAATGCCTTCATTAATGGCAACTTGGAGGAGACCTAGGGAACTGCCCAACTCCCCCTCTCTTCCCCTACCACACTGTACTAAAAAGTTCCTCTTGAGCTAGAAGTTTGTGAGTGGGACCTGTAACAGGGCCGGCTCACTTATACAGACCCCCTTTTCAATTATACAAAGCCACCTTGTAATTTTGAATACATATAAATGTAGACagaagtaaaataaaaactaagTTACTCACCTCCAGCTCCCACACTGCACCTCTCTTCTCCCAGGCAGTGCCTTCTATGCAGTGATGTGGGCAGTGTATGATAATGTCAAAACacgcgcctgggtcctccagagggACAGAGCAGACAAACAGGTCAGTGCTGGGTTGCTCTGCCTATCAATGGCATCTGCCGCCCCCCTAAAGGTTgattgccgcctgaggcaagattctGTGGAGCATGTAGAAAAGTAAAtaccttccagttcagccataagTAGACGTGTATACTGCAGTGCAGGCCGGGACGAGGGGCTACCCTCACCTCCCATCTTGGGGCGCCGCCCCGCCCCCTGTAAAGACCAGTAATATGTGTATCTTTAAGATACACATATTGCTGGATGCTGTGCTGtgtttgctggctgtatacaatgtgtggggtcaggctatatacttccggggggctgactgtatacaatggggtcaggctatatactacagggaggggcaggctggttgtCTACAATGGGgttaaggctatatactactggggggctgactatatactggggtttggctttataatactggggggcaagctatatactacatgctggactggctggctatatacaacagggggcagactggccatatactacagagggtggctggctatataattgaGGGGAGGCAGGCTGGATATATATCACTAGGGGGGAGGATGGCTATATATTCCTGgagaactggctggctatatacaactgggtgggcatggtggctatatactaaggggcaggggactggctggctatttcCTATGGGttggcaggctagctatatatcctggggggcagactggatatatactactggtggactggctggttatatacaactGGGTGGgcgtggtggctatatactgaggggcaggggactggctggctatttcCTATGGGttggcaggctagctatatatcctggggggcagactggatatatactactggtggactggctggttatatacaactGGGTGGgcgtggtggctatatactactgggggactggctggctatatacagaggggcagaGGACGGGCTGGCAATTTCCTATTGGGGGGCAGACTGGATATATATtggctatacactcaccggccactttattaggtacacctgtccaactgctcgttaacacttaatttctaatcagccaatcacatggcggcaattcagtgcatttaggcatgtagacatggtcaagacaatctcctgcagttcagtatggggaagaaaggtgatttgaggcctttgaacgtggcatagttgttggtgccagaagggctggtctgagtatttcagaaactgctgatctactgggattttcacgcacaaccatctctagggcttacagagaatggtccgaaaaagaaaaaacatccagtgagcggcagttctgtgggcggaaatgccttgttgatgccagaggtcagaggagaatgggcagactggttcgagctgataggaaggcaacaatgactcaaatcgccacccgttacaaccaaggtaggcagaagagcatctctgaacgcacagtacatccaactttgaggcagatgggctacagcagcagaagaccacaccaggtgccactcctttcagctaagaacaggaaactgaggctacaatttgcacaagctcatcgaaattggacagtagaagattggaaaaacgttgcctggtctgatgagtctcgatttctgctgcaacattcggatggtagggtcagaatttggcgtcaacaacatgaaagcatggatccatcctgccttgtatcagcgggtcaggctggtggtggtgtcatggtgttgttgctgcccatgtccatccctttatgagcacaatgtaccctgtaacatctgatggctactttcagcaggataatgcgccatgtcataaagctggaatcatctcagactggtttcttgaacatgacaatgaggtcactggacacaaatggcctccacagtcaccagatctcaatccaatagagcatctttgggatgtggtggaacgggagattcgcatcatggatgtgcagccgacaaatctgcggcaactgtgtgatgccatcatgtcaatatggagcaaaatctctgaggagcttccagcaccttgttgaatctatgccacgaagaattgaggcagttctgaaggcaaaagggggtccaacccgttactagcatggtgtacctaataaagtggccggtgagtgtatactttaCATTATACAAGTCTAAGCCGTCGTGACTAGGAACAActcattatacaatggtcacactGAGGTGTCTGGTGTGTAACAGTCTTCCCCTGTCCTCCGGGGATCACAAGCTGCAATGCTGATGGTTACGCTTCTCCTTACTCGCGTTGCTCTGTCGTTCTGCTGGTAGAGATTGGATCATTTTCAGTGGTAGGAGAAAGATCAAGTATCAGTGTTAAAAGTTGTTGATTCAGAATTATCTTACAAATGCTGGATTTGTATAGTAACCGGCAAATTGGCTTCTGAAGCGCGTTCAGCTTTTCATATAGATGCATTTCCCCGTCTGTTCCTATTATGCAAGTCTATACAATCCACTGTTTGTAAGACAATTCTGCATCGATAACTATGAAAACTAGTCATCTGATAATAGATCGATGATCTAAAAAAAATCGAATACTTGTCCGACAAAGGGGCTGTGGCTTCGAGAAAGGTTTCGTGGTCTCGAGAAAAGTGATTGTGATCATGCAGGAAATAATTTGAGCCAAAAAAGGAGGAGGCCCCACATCGTGCCACAGTTTAGACCggctaaaagtaggtctaaaactAGAACTCAACCGCCTTAAACTGCGACTGATTCATCAACACAACAAAGAATCTGTCACAGCGCTGGACTCGTTACCTGCCCTAGATGTGCAAGAGGTCCAGCAGAACACATCCATATGGCAAGGTGTCCCTTTAGGTAGATTCTGGAATTGAGTTCTAGAGTATATAGAAGGGATATATCAAATAGAGTTACCTAGAAATCCACTGTAGTGCCTTCTGAGATACCTTGACGAGATATCGGCTACTGAGGGGGTCAAACCGGCTCTCCAGAGATCCTTATATCAAGCCAGATGATATATATTGTGTGACCGTGTAATGTACTGATGTCAATGGAAGGTTTCACATTCTATGATAaagagaagggggaggggagaactTGGGTTGGTATGTTAAAtgttgtaaaaatataaaaaatgttcaataaaaatgtatctgataaaaaaaaaattgtatgaagTCTACTCCTGCCATGTAGGACTGTTTTGTCCAACGTTGATAAGGTGTTATGGACCTTCCATCTACCATTGTTGGCTCTTCTTCAGGTCCACCTGCTGACGAGTCCTATCTACTGGAAGCCCCCATGCTACTCAACATATCTGGTTTCTGGTGACAGATGATCTACCACCAGGCTAACGTGCTGCAAATGTATTAGGTCGGGTCAgctcaggacccccccccccccctcctctgttatcCAGGTACCCACTAGCGAATCCTTCCAGCCATTGCCACTTGTCCTTGATCTACACTCTCATCCAGGAATACAAAGCCCTTTAGTGTTTCACCCTTATAGGTCAAGACATTGGGCGGCTCTGACCACGGAGAGGCTACTTAAACGGAGATGAACAAAAGTTTATAACAAGTATAGAAACGTTATCAGGAGTCTTCACTTTATGGATCAGATGTTTATTGGTGACTGCAGATTTCAGACTCGTCCTAATCACTTTCGCACAATCTCTTCTGACATGCGACATTCACAGGGAGGCCGCGTTCACATTTCATCAAAAGCATGTTAACATGACGTTTACAGTAGGTTTAAGTTAACGCAAGATAAGCACAAGGAAAAGGCAATGTGCGAAAGTGAAAGGAGGTAACGACTTGACTGACATTGACACACGAATAGTCATGTATGAGTTCTTAGAGCTATAGGTAAAAAACTATTCCCCCATTCTGAGCAGGATTATGGCTTCTCCCCCTTGTGAGTTCTTAGATGTGTAACAAGATTAGATTTctgtgtaaaacattttccacattcggaGCATGAGAAAGGCTTCTCCCCTTTGTGAACTCTTTCGTGTCTTACAAGATCCGGTTTCATAcggaaacatttgccacattccgagcatgaaaatggcttctctcctgtgtgaattctctgatgtttaataaGATCCGATTTCTGAGTATACCAtttcccgcattctgaacatgTGTACGgcgtctctcctgtgtgaattctctgatgtctttcATATTCTGATTTCCTGCTAAAACAAATGGTGCACTCCaaacacgaaaatggcttctcccctgtgtgaattctttggtgTGTAGCAAGATACGATTTTTGGGTAAAAGAtttcccgcattctgaacatgaaaatggcttctcccctgtgtgaactcTTTGATGCGTTTCCAATTCAGATTTATAGTTGaagcatttgccacattctgaacacgcaAGTGGCTTCTTCACTGTGTGATTTTTCTGGTGTATATAAAGATTTGATTTATGGGTAAAAGATTTACCACATTCAgagcatgaaaatggtttctcccctgtgtgagtcctCTCATGTTTTACAAGATCCGAtttcatataaaaacatttactaCATTccgaacatgaatatggcttctcccctgtgtgacttttctgatgtttaataagatctgatttctgagtataacatttcccacattctaaacatgtaaacggcttctctcctgtgtgaattctctgatgtctctcCAATTCCGATTTCTGGTTGAAACCTTTGCTacaatctgaacatgaaaatggctttaccCCTGTGTGAATTCGGTGGTGTCTAGCAAGAAATGATCTCTGAGTGaagcttttcccacattctgaacatgaaaatggtttctcccctgtatgaattctctgatgtctcttCAATTCTGATTGATGGTTGAAGTATTTGCCACAGTCTGAACATGTAAGTAGCTGCTTCTCCTTGTGATTTCTCTGCTGTACATAAAGGTTTGATATTTGGGTAAAATATTTCCCATATTCCAAagaggaaaatggcttctctcctgtgtgaattctctgttgACTAGGAAAATCTGATTCGTTAGTAAATGCGATACATCCAGAAAATTGAGATTTCTTCTCCACTGGGTAATATTCTGAGTACGTATCATTTTTCTTCTCCAACTGTGATGAGTCAGAAGATGAGACGTGTATAATAGGATCAGATGAGGAATCTTCCCTGTGAGGGGCTGGGGGTATATCCGGGGTCATGGTCTGCGCTTCATATGTATCTTGTGTGGTACCAGGATCATTCCAGGCAGAAGACATCAGATGTTCCTCGGAGCTCCTCGTATAGTTATCTGACAAAACCAAAAAAAGAACATGTAAAACATTTTGCTCTTACAATGtttctatttaaaatataaaaatacaatttgGAAGACTTGAAGATTAATTACTCAACAAAAGGGCAGGGGGAAATATGCTGAATTTCTTGCCTAGAGATGTGATGGGCCTTTAGGAAACATTTCAGCTTCATATCTCATGTCCCTGTGGGACATTTACAGGAGCCTGAGCAAAAGGTTCCAAGATCTGTGCCCGTTTCCTCGGTTCTCATCCTTACTGACCAGTTCCCGGGTTACTGTACCTGTTCATCCGGTCCCTGGaatgtgaccctggacctgtgcAGTCTCCCTCTGTCTATGCTCGGATCCTgtccctccagcaggaggcgctggtgTCTTTGGTGCAGTCGGATCAGCGGTCACTGCCCGGAAACTGCTCCATGAGGAGGCACCTGGTGGTCTCTCGGCAGTGACCTCCAGATTCCTGTACGGGGGGTTAAAGGGCGATTACCAGGAGATCAGTCACACAGTGACCTCAGGATCACTCCCAAGTCCCATGAGGTTATATAGGGGGAGCAGTATTAACTCAAGTAGGAAACTTGGGAAATTGTAATTTTCTCCCAGTTTTGCTTCCTACTCTCCAACCACCTGAACATTGGGTGCAGGAAGGGTGAGTGCTAGGTTATCATATTTATCTATACTAATCAGATTATCAGAGCACAGGCAAGTACGCGTGACATCATACAGTGGGAGGAGACGcgtgacatcatacagtgtgcgTGGACAGAGACGcgtgacatcatacagtgtgcacgggcagagccgcgtgacatcatacagtgtgcacgggcagagccgcgtgacatcatacagtgtgcacggGCAGAGACGCGTGACATCATAGAGTGTGCAGAGCCGcgtgacatcatacagtgtgcacgggcagagccgcgtgacatcatacagtgtgcacgggcagagccgcgtgacatcatacagtgtgcacggGCAGAGACGCGTGAcatcatagagcagtgatggcgaaccttttagagaccgagtgcccaacctacaacaaaaatccacttatttactgtgaagtaccagcatggaatttaaagcagtaacttattgctatcgtattggccccctgaggccaccaatacaattgaaagaaggagggcaaatacaGACTATAATtggagcttctctccagggtctctttgtAAAGGAAGTATGGTGGGTCcaacaggaggacctccaaagataatgcagttctgtcaaaaccttctcacttttcccacagttccagtCAATGatttgtcgctttaaaatagcactgagaacagcatctcttaagttgcctgggattgcaggaagatttagtgtttggtgaactctttcctgagtgcctgcagaaagggctcagagtgccacctctggcacccgtgccataggttcgccaccactgtcatagagtgTGCAGAGTCGcgtgacatcatacagtgtgcagagccgcgtgacatcatacagtgtgcacgggcagagccgcgtgacatcatacagtgtgcatgggcagagccgcgtgacatcatacagtgtgcagagctgcgtgacatcatacagtgtgcacgggcagagccgcgtgacatcatacagtgtgcacggGCAGAGCCGCGTGACATCATACAGTGTACATAGCCGCttgacatcatacagtgtgcagagCCGcatgacatcatacagtgtgcacgggcagagccgcgtgacatcatacagtgtgcagagctgcgtgacatcatacagtgtgcacgggcagagccgcgtgacatcatacagtgtgcacggGCAGACGCTGGTTTCTTGGAGCATCTCAGAACAACAACAAGACTATCTCTAGGTTCCTGTGAAGGTGCCGATTGTGTGCACACGGGTTTAACTGCCTTTTGCACAAATctgtctctttcctgcagcattaGCTCTGGATCAAAGCTAGTTAACCggttgtgattgacagctcctcaCCCTAGTCACCTGCTCCCTGCTTTGTTTTGATCTCTAAATTTTGTCCAAATTACTACGGAGGCCAGGACTATGAGATCATATAAGAGTCCTGCTCTTAGGTTTGCCGACTATAGAGTTCTTCTTGGTCACTACTTATTGCTCTGTTCCTTTGCCTGGTTTCCTGATCCTTGGCTATTGTTCAGATCACTCCACCAATGTAATTTTGTACATCCTTCGCTCTCTGTTGTGAACTGGCTGGGATGATCATTCTTCTTTGTTTGTACTCTTTTGTCTTAAGTATTTTGCACATTGGCGAAGGGAGGTATTGTCTAACAGTTACCGGCCACAGCCGAGGGT
The DNA window shown above is from Engystomops pustulosus chromosome 1, aEngPut4.maternal, whole genome shotgun sequence and carries:
- the LOC140114742 gene encoding uncharacterized protein; translated protein: MERGGDKMAESVLRLTLEILYRLTGEVRAPHIMWWWGMGHGCGDIIPLSPHNQDYTLVKKTSSERCPAPVYEEWGGPLRPIPRPHPLIHDQILELTMKMTELLTGEVPIRCQDVAVYFSMEEWEYVEGHKERYQEPRSLASPVPTSRESRSPERCPRPAQEDQLLDEEKDVDIIGAAIKEETCVRDEEECEEDAPAHVPPDNYTRSSEEHLMSSAWNDPGTTQDTYEAQTMTPDIPPAPHREDSSSDPIIHVSSSDSSQLEKKNDTYSEYYPVEKKSQFSGCIAFTNESDFPSQQRIHTGEKPFSSLEYGKYFTQISNLYVQQRNHKEKQLLTCSDCGKYFNHQSELKRHQRIHTGEKPFSCSECGKSFTQRSFLARHHRIHTGVKPFSCSDCSKGFNQKSELERHQRIHTGEKPFTCLECGKCYTQKSDLIKHQKSHTGEKPYSCSECSKCFYMKSDLVKHERTHTGEKPFSCSECGKSFTHKSNLYIHQKNHTVKKPLACSECGKCFNYKSELETHQRVHTGEKPFSCSECGKSFTQKSYLATHQRIHTGEKPFSCLECTICFSRKSEYERHQRIHTGETPYTCSECGKWYTQKSDLIKHQRIHTGEKPFSCSECGKCFRMKPDLVRHERVHKGEKPFSCSECGKCFTQKSNLVTHLRTHKGEKP